The window TGAAATGGACCGCAACATGGCTAAGTGACTCTACAGAGGGATATTATAACGGCTACGGATCGGACAGCATGACCCGGGTGGACATTTATTCAGAAGATGTTCACATCCCGACCTATATGGCGGAAATCTCCGGGGAAACAGCCCTCGATGGGAATGGGCATGCCACCCTGCGCTGCAATGCGCCTTTCCCCGATCCCGGCAATCGCGCCTATTGCAATGTCTCATGGAAGGTCGAAGTGACCGGACCCGACGGCCAGACGATTCCGGGCGGTACGAGCCAGGTCGTACCCATGGACAAGGTGCTCCTCGGGGTCAAGAACCGCGACCGGAACGACGGCACCATCGCCTTCTCGTGGGATGCCGATACGCCTTTCGGCTCGAAACCGGATGCCGTGAGCATTGAGTTGTTCCAGGTCGTCACCAAGTCGGTGAAGGAACGCCTCGCTCCAAACGTCTACCGATACCGGAACTTCGACCAGTACATCTCCGTCGAGAAGAAGGGCCATGTCACGGAGCACGACCTTTCCTTCCAGCCTAAGGAACCCGGCCGCTACGTGCTCGTGGTCTCTCCGATCAAGGGCAACGCGGCGTTCCCGGTGAGCGAGGACGCGTATCTCGAGGGACCCGCCCCGGCCCAGGTGCCGGTGCAGTCGGACAATACCGCCACGGTATTTTCCAGCGTTCCATCCGACAATGTGTCGGTCGATGATCAGCGTCCGGAAGGCAGACCCTGGAAGGCCGGCGAAACAGCCTCCGTGCGCATCCTCTCCTCCACCGGCGGCATCGCCTGGGTAACATTGGAGACAGATCGCATCCTCGAGACCTTCACCGTGCCGGTACCAGCGAACTCCACGCGCATCGACATTCCGATCAAGGCTGAGTACGAGCCCAATGTCACCGTCTCGGTGTATCTCCTGCGCCCGGGCGGAACCAACGAGCTCGCGGGGGAAATCTACGGATCGACGACGCTCTTCGTTCGCCAGCCCGGACGCGTGCTTTCCGTCGACGTAAAGACGACAAAGCCCGAATACAAGCCGCGCGAGCCGATCTACGGACGAGTCGCTGTGACCGCCGAGGACAAGCCGGTGGCCAATGCCGATCTCGCCATTTATGCCGTGGATGATTCGATCCTTGAGCTTGGCGAATGGCGGTTGCCCGTTCTCCTTCCCGCCTTCTTCCCTGGTCGTCCGCTCGGCGTCGTCACCTACTCATCCCTCCGCGCCTACGTCGACAAAATCAACCCACGCTGGCTGACGATGAAGGGCTTCACCGCCGGCGATGGCGGCGACGACGCTTTTGCCAACACCACATTTGCCCGCAAGGAGTTCAAGCCGATCATCCTCTGGCAGCCAAATGTAAAGACGAACGCTGACGGCATCGCATCGTTCCAGTGCGAAGCGCCGGATAATCTCACGCGCTTCCGCGTCATCGCGGTGGCACAGACGCGGGAAAGTCAATTCGGTGCGGGGAATTCCACGCTCACCGTGACCAAAAATCTGCTGCTCGACACGGCGCTGCCGCGCTTCGTTCGCGAGGGCGATGAGATCGAGCTGCGCGCCGTGGCCCGGCAGAAACTCTGGGATTCCGCCAGGCTCAAGGTGCGCTGCACGGTGGGCGCCGGGCTGGAGCTCACCGGTCCCGCTGAACAGGAGATTTCCGCCGACCGCGACGCGCCTGCGGTGGTAAGGTTCCGTGCCAAAGCATCCGCCGTCGGAGGCTCGACCGTGAAATTCGACGTGGTGGCGCTCAATGACACTACGGTAACGGATTCCGTGGAGGTGCCGATTCCCATCGCCGAGCCGGTGATCCTGCGCAAGGACGCCGTGGCCGGAACGGCGGGAAACACCACATTCAAAGTGGCCGAGGTTGCTCCCGGCGCGTGGGAGAACGCGAAGGGTGACTTTACCTTTTCCGTATCGACTACCCCATGGCTGCCGAAGCTCCAGGGCATTCCCTACCTGATCGAGTATCCGCATGGGTGCTTCGAGCAGAAGTCGTCGCGTCTGCTCGCCTACACCTATCTCGGCGGCCTGCTGAAATACATTCCCGACGCCGGCGTGCGGAAGGAAAACTACCAGGACGTGATCACACGCACGTTGGAGGAGTTTGAGCAAGGGCTGCTCTCCGATGGACGTCTGCCGTACTGGCCGGGCGGCACAAAAGCGAATGACTTCGTGACCATTCAAGCCGCATGGTGCGTCAGCCAGGCCGAGACGGCGGGATTTGAGGTGCCGGAGCGGCTGGCGAGCGAACTGCCCACCGCCCTGACCAACATGGTCCTCGGGCAGAATGGCCTCTCTGCAATGCCGACATTGCGCGCCTTCGCCTTCTTCACTCTCGCCTCATTCGGCAACGAGCCGGATGCCACGCTTAAGTCGGCTGCGAATGAACTCTATCTCCAGCGCGACAAGATGGGCACCGACGGAAAGGCCATGCTCGCGCTCAGCCTCTCCCTGCTCAAGATCGAGCCGGAGAAGCAGAAAACCATTGTCTCCGAGCTGCCGCGAGAACCCGAGGGTATTGCCTTTAACCCGGAAACGTTCTCCTCCCAGACTCGGACGCAGGCCCTCTGCGACTGGGCGCGCCTCGTCATCACACCAGGACCGCAGAACCAGGAAATCGTGGACCGCCTCGGCAAACTGCTGGAGAAAGCGCAAAGCCTCTCGACCCAGGAAAATCTCTGGCTGCTGGTGACGTTCAATACGCTGCTCGACAAATCCTCCTTCGCCAAGCTGCGCTCCAATCGCCTCAAACCCGCCGCCGCGACCGTTTCGGAAAACTCGACCGCCGCTGCGTGGTCTCCGCAGACGCTGGTAAATCTCGCGACCTTCGTGGTCGATGGCCTGCCGAAATCGACGGCTCCCGGCAGCTTCGTGCTAAGTGCGGCGTACCGTACCGCTCAGCGTGAAACTCCCGCCGAGATTCATGGCCTGAAAATCGAGCGCATCGTGAAAAACCTTACTGCTTCCGACCGCGACGGCAGTGCCGCGCATCCCTACAAGCTCGGCGACCAGGTGCTGATTTCCTACCGCTTCTCGGCGGAGGACAGGCAAAGCTTCGTCGCGCTGGAGGACATGATTCCCGCCGGGTTGGAAATCGTGAATCCCAACCTCGCGCTCTTTGGCCGATACTATGACATCCCGGCGGAAGGCGATGTCTCAACTGCCTCCCTCTCGCACAGCGAAATCCGCGACCAGCAGACGAATCTTTACTTTGACCGCGTGGACAAGGGTCGCAGCAGCTACTCCGTGCTGGCCCGTGCCACTGCCGCAGGCAACTTCATCTGGCCCGCCACCCAGATCGTACCGATGTACGACAGCCGGTTCTTTGGGCGATCGGCCTCGAGCCAATGCGCCGTCGTCTCCGAGTAATCCTCACCGCCGGTGCGCTGGCTGTCGCGGGATTCGCCGCTTGGGAGATGGCAATACATTACGCCCCGCTCCCGCGCACGATTGACGACCCGCCCGTTGCCACACCGGTGCTGGAGGATCGGCACGGCACGCCCTTCGCCGTCATTCCCTCCGCGACGATGCGCGCGGCGACTCCGGTTTCTCTCCGCGAGATGGGACGCTGGCTGCCCTGGGCGACGGTGGCCATCGAGGACCATCGCTTCTGGGAGCACCATGGCGTCGACTTCTACGCGACTACCGGCGCCGCGCTGCGCAATCTGCGCAATGGCACGATCATCTCCGGCGCGTCGACCATCACCCAGCAGGTGGTGAAACTCGCCAGCCGCCGCGAGGGCCGCGCCCCCCGCGCGAAAGTGCGCGAGGCTTTCGGCGCGATGAAGCTCGAGCAGCACTGGACCAAGCAGCAGATCCTTGAGTCGTACCTGAACCGTATTGACTACGGAAACCGGCGCTTCGGGGCCGAGGCGGCGGCGCAGGCGTATTTTGGCAAACAGACCGCCGACCTCTCACTGGCCGAGGCGATCTTCCTCGCCGGGCTGCCCCAATCTCCCACCCGCTTGAATCCCTGGCAGCGACCCAATGCCGCCATGGCCCGGTACCGGCTCAATGTCACGCGGCTCGAACGCCAGGGACTTCTCCCGGAGGGAGCAAGCGCTCAAGAATTGCTCGCCCATCCGCCCAACGTCTCGCGCAACGATCCCCCCTCACTCGCGCCCTACTTCGCCCGCATGGTGCCAACCAGCGGGCAGCCGCGTATCCGTACCTCCCTCGATCTCGATGTCCAGGCGGCGGCGGAACGCATGCTAAAGGATCACCTCGATCAAGTCGGAGGCGCCGGGGTGGGGGATGCGGCCATCGTCGTGATCGACAATGCGACGGGAGAAATCCGCGCCCTCGCCTGCGCGGGCAAGGCGGGACAAAGCGCAATCAACTCCGCTCTCGAGTCGCGCAGCTGCGGATCGACGCTGAAACCGTTCCTCTACTTGCAGGCCATCGACTCACGCGCCTTCACCGCCGCATCGCTCCTGCCAGATACGCCAGATGCCATCTCCGAACACTACGAGGATTACGATCCGCAGAACTACTCGACGAATTACCTCGGCCCGGTCCGCCTGCGCGACGCCTTGGGAAATTCTCTTAACGTCCCGGCCGTCGTCACCCTGAGCCGCCTCGGAGCTCGCGAAACGTTCCAACGGCTGAACCGCTGGGGACTGTGGTTCCCGCAAGGATTCGACGCCTACGGAGCGGGGTTCATTCTTGGGAATGTGCCGGTGCGGCTGGTCGATCTCGCCGCCGCCTATGCAGGAATTTCCCGGGGCGGGCAAGCGTGGCCGGCACGGGTGGTCCCCTCCGCGCCCGTCGAATCCCGCGAGGCCGCCTCGCCCGAGGCCTGCGCCATCATCGCCGATGTCCTTTCCGACAACTCGGCCCGGCTATGGAGCTTTGGCAATGCGTCGCCGTTGGATGTCGGCCCGCGCACGGCGGTGAAGACAGGAACGAGTTCCGGCTTCCGCGACGGATGGTGCGTGGGCTTCAACCGCGAGCACACCGTCGCCGTCTGGGCGGGCAATCTCGATGGCCGCCCGATGGGTGAACTTCTTGCCGTTCATTCCGCCGCTCCGCTTTGGGCTGCGATGATGAAGCATCTCTACGCTTCCGGTGACCACCCGCTGCCCGAACCGCAGCCTTCCGAAAAATTGCATTCCCTTGCCGTTGCTCGAGAAACCGGACTCCTCCCTCGCCCGGGTGAGCAAACCGTCAAAGAGTGGTTCCTCAACGGCACAGAGCCCAGGGAAAACGCAGCGTCCTGGTACGACGGCAGCGGCGCCCTGATGCTGCCGAAGGAATATGCCGCCTGGTGCGCCAGCCCGCAGAATCGCCTCGGGGCCAAGCTCCGCCCTGGAAAGCTGGCGATTTTGTATCCCCGCGAGGGCGCGGTCTTCGCGCTCAATCCGCATCTGCCTGCGGGCCAGCAGGTGCTTCCGCTCAAAAGCTCGTGGCCGAACTGCGAGTGGTTCCTCAACGGCAAGAAGCTCGCGGCCCCCGAGGTGCCGCTAACGCGCGGCGAATGGACGCTTACCGCCCGCGAAGCCGGGGAGGAAGCCGTTGCCCGCTATTCGGTCGAGTGATCGGGCTTTCGGTAGTGCTGACGGAGCTGGAGGAGAACCACCTCGCCGCCCATCTCACAATAAACCAGCCGATGCTCTGCGCTGATACGTCGCACCCAGCAACCTGCAAGCTTTTCGCGAAGCGGGAGAGGGCGACCAATGCCCTGAGTCGGATGCTTCTGAATGTCGGCAATCAGGTCGTTAATCCGGCGCAGGATCTTGTGATCTGTCTGCTGCCAGTACTCATAGTCCTCCCAGGCGAGGGCGGAAAAACGGGCCTTCATGCTCCGGCTTCGAGGATGCGCTCCTGCGCCTTGCCTTTGATGGTCGAGGCGAAGGCCTTGGTCAGGCGCTTGGCGTTGGCCGGGCTGCGGAGGAGGGTGGCGGTCTCGAGGAGGGACTCGTAGTCATCCATGGAAATCATCACGACGGCCTGGTCACGATTGCGCGTGATGACGACCGGCTCACGGTCGGTACAGACGGAATCCATCGTCGACGCGAGATTCTCGCGTGCAGCGGTGTAGGTAAGGACCTTCATCTGGACACGATGTTGTCCAGATGAAGGCGCGTCAATCTTTAGCGACGGCTATCCCTCAGAAACCACGTATTTCGTGATCGCCTTCACGAGGCCCGGGATGTCGTGCTGCGGAGCCTCGACGTCGACATCGAGACCGAGCTTGCGCACGGTCTTGGTCGTGACCGGCCCGATGCTCGCGACCTTGAGCTTCTCGGGCAGAGGAAGCTTGAGGGCGGCAAAATTTTCCGCCGTGGACGAGCTGGTGAAGGTAATCATGTCTGCGCCTTCCTCCCGGAAGCGCTTGATGCCGCCGCTCACGTCGTCTGTCTCCGGGACGGTGCGATAGGCGACCGCCTCGTCGACGATGGCTCCGAGCTTGGTCAGTTGGGTCGCCAGCACCTCGCGGGCTCCCTCGGCACGGGCGAGGAGGAACTTCAGGTTCTCCACGCTCGTCTCTTTCTGGAGTTCGTCGATGATGGCCTCGGCGACATATTTCTCCGGCTGGACATCGACCTGCAAATGGAAGGCCCTCACACGGTCGGCGGTGGCGGGTCCGATGGCGGCGATGCGGGCTCCGCCCAGGTCGCGGGCGTCGCGGTAGATTTCAAAGAACGCCTTGAAGAAGGCATCCACACCGTTCGGGCTGGTGAAGACGATCCAGTCGTAGATATGCGCATCGGCCACGAGTTCGTAAAACTCGCGCTTGTTCGGCGCGGGCTCGATGCGGATGGTAGGCATCTCGTAGGCATCGGCCCCAAGTTCGCGGAGCTGCCGGACGAGCTCACCCGCCTGCTGACGCGTACGGGTGACTGCGATGCGCTTGCCGAAGAGGGGGAGCTTTTCAAACCAGTTCAGCTTGTCGCGCAGGTTGACGACCTCACCGAAAAC of the Terrimicrobium sacchariphilum genome contains:
- a CDS encoding alpha-2-macroglobulin family protein; this translates as MKRLSLLLIAALSTAVALEPPPVRKSEAERKAAAPAVKNEPVFTTEEDTRPFANAPAAGGLSVSGNDTLLQPYNSIDVSFPAPMVSSDKVDAEDQPSPVVAWPKLDATWTWRSPTEGSLMIKGPLVPGQTYRFRLVSGLTDLAGNPAPVDTWGFEAKTDPLRIVDSGYGGNGGLGSQPQVRLEFKFPIRLATAAESVWFQDRVTRVRFPAEVLLNRAQGVLDTKVVDVAPDADTKVYDFRVRPLAPLPMNRRFDLVIDGIQDAYAGRTLPFPRVISLGTTEPLSILTVAAANRPMEKPRIEIKFDEWLGDDPLPPKAVKITPEVPHLQLRKDGQFIYAEGDFDRSVHYTVEIDPDIRGYSGYGLAKAERWGATFRPFPGTVIFPDREVRQRSVLGLSFTFYQFNTSELTWRIAPIPLDKLAQVQAAEKEFTQPLTDEAGNQQWTEEGNFRYVPSQPLIETLQLSPLGSGTFPASADQKEVLREIAWKPDNSATLDGPMLLEVTGKDAKGRVIGNRAIIYFGEAVITRKVSAKQTDVRVARMTDAQPVAGATVSALDSSLREISTATTNSQGIASWPTPDVAGAQYYLARANGISTLQPTRLSDQIGSGSLSAVQPPPLRAFTFTDRPLYRPGQSVQFKGIIRQEKDGSLTIPAKATVTWRIEKQYGSEEAVAEGSAKLDAEGSWNGQWTPAEGSSVGDFVVRTLLDGTPVGDSAQFKVEEFRNPPFNVICEKAEVENPAESVITVSSQYFHGAPNAGSRVKWTATWLSDSTEGYYNGYGSDSMTRVDIYSEDVHIPTYMAEISGETALDGNGHATLRCNAPFPDPGNRAYCNVSWKVEVTGPDGQTIPGGTSQVVPMDKVLLGVKNRDRNDGTIAFSWDADTPFGSKPDAVSIELFQVVTKSVKERLAPNVYRYRNFDQYISVEKKGHVTEHDLSFQPKEPGRYVLVVSPIKGNAAFPVSEDAYLEGPAPAQVPVQSDNTATVFSSVPSDNVSVDDQRPEGRPWKAGETASVRILSSTGGIAWVTLETDRILETFTVPVPANSTRIDIPIKAEYEPNVTVSVYLLRPGGTNELAGEIYGSTTLFVRQPGRVLSVDVKTTKPEYKPREPIYGRVAVTAEDKPVANADLAIYAVDDSILELGEWRLPVLLPAFFPGRPLGVVTYSSLRAYVDKINPRWLTMKGFTAGDGGDDAFANTTFARKEFKPIILWQPNVKTNADGIASFQCEAPDNLTRFRVIAVAQTRESQFGAGNSTLTVTKNLLLDTALPRFVREGDEIELRAVARQKLWDSARLKVRCTVGAGLELTGPAEQEISADRDAPAVVRFRAKASAVGGSTVKFDVVALNDTTVTDSVEVPIPIAEPVILRKDAVAGTAGNTTFKVAEVAPGAWENAKGDFTFSVSTTPWLPKLQGIPYLIEYPHGCFEQKSSRLLAYTYLGGLLKYIPDAGVRKENYQDVITRTLEEFEQGLLSDGRLPYWPGGTKANDFVTIQAAWCVSQAETAGFEVPERLASELPTALTNMVLGQNGLSAMPTLRAFAFFTLASFGNEPDATLKSAANELYLQRDKMGTDGKAMLALSLSLLKIEPEKQKTIVSELPREPEGIAFNPETFSSQTRTQALCDWARLVITPGPQNQEIVDRLGKLLEKAQSLSTQENLWLLVTFNTLLDKSSFAKLRSNRLKPAAATVSENSTAAAWSPQTLVNLATFVVDGLPKSTAPGSFVLSAAYRTAQRETPAEIHGLKIERIVKNLTASDRDGSAAHPYKLGDQVLISYRFSAEDRQSFVALEDMIPAGLEIVNPNLALFGRYYDIPAEGDVSTASLSHSEIRDQQTNLYFDRVDKGRSSYSVLARATAAGNFIWPATQIVPMYDSRFFGRSASSQCAVVSE
- a CDS encoding transglycosylase domain-containing protein, with the protein product MRRRLRVILTAGALAVAGFAAWEMAIHYAPLPRTIDDPPVATPVLEDRHGTPFAVIPSATMRAATPVSLREMGRWLPWATVAIEDHRFWEHHGVDFYATTGAALRNLRNGTIISGASTITQQVVKLASRREGRAPRAKVREAFGAMKLEQHWTKQQILESYLNRIDYGNRRFGAEAAAQAYFGKQTADLSLAEAIFLAGLPQSPTRLNPWQRPNAAMARYRLNVTRLERQGLLPEGASAQELLAHPPNVSRNDPPSLAPYFARMVPTSGQPRIRTSLDLDVQAAAERMLKDHLDQVGGAGVGDAAIVVIDNATGEIRALACAGKAGQSAINSALESRSCGSTLKPFLYLQAIDSRAFTAASLLPDTPDAISEHYEDYDPQNYSTNYLGPVRLRDALGNSLNVPAVVTLSRLGARETFQRLNRWGLWFPQGFDAYGAGFILGNVPVRLVDLAAAYAGISRGGQAWPARVVPSAPVESREAASPEACAIIADVLSDNSARLWSFGNASPLDVGPRTAVKTGTSSGFRDGWCVGFNREHTVAVWAGNLDGRPMGELLAVHSAAPLWAAMMKHLYASGDHPLPEPQPSEKLHSLAVARETGLLPRPGEQTVKEWFLNGTEPRENAASWYDGSGALMLPKEYAAWCASPQNRLGAKLRPGKLAILYPREGAVFALNPHLPAGQQVLPLKSSWPNCEWFLNGKKLAAPEVPLTRGEWTLTAREAGEEAVARYSVE
- a CDS encoding Txe/YoeB family addiction module toxin, which produces MKARFSALAWEDYEYWQQTDHKILRRINDLIADIQKHPTQGIGRPLPLREKLAGCWVRRISAEHRLVYCEMGGEVVLLQLRQHYRKPDHSTE
- a CDS encoding type II toxin-antitoxin system Phd/YefM family antitoxin produces the protein MKVLTYTAARENLASTMDSVCTDREPVVITRNRDQAVVMISMDDYESLLETATLLRSPANAKRLTKAFASTIKGKAQERILEAGA
- the cobA gene encoding uroporphyrinogen-III C-methyltransferase — translated: MKSGICYLVGAGPGDPGLLTLKGRACIEKADVLVYDYLSNPLFTQWAPEGAEKIYVGKKAGTHTLSQEEINALLVKKTFEGKTVVRLKGGDPFIFGRGGEEAEALVAAKCKFEIVPGISSAIAGPAYAGIPVTHRAHNTALTIFTGHEDPTKTESSIDYSAIAKTPGTKVMLMGIERLGVITAGLAEAGMPKDTPVALIRWATTPEQETLTGTLGDIAAKAKVLEFKAPAVAVFGEVVNLRDKLNWFEKLPLFGKRIAVTRTRQQAGELVRQLRELGADAYEMPTIRIEPAPNKREFYELVADAHIYDWIVFTSPNGVDAFFKAFFEIYRDARDLGGARIAAIGPATADRVRAFHLQVDVQPEKYVAEAIIDELQKETSVENLKFLLARAEGAREVLATQLTKLGAIVDEAVAYRTVPETDDVSGGIKRFREEGADMITFTSSSTAENFAALKLPLPEKLKVASIGPVTTKTVRKLGLDVDVEAPQHDIPGLVKAITKYVVSEG